GGGGTTTGTATAAACTGCTTTCAGTCACAATCTGTATTTCAACTTATAGAAGGAACAAAAGAATTTTGATTAATCGTTTGAGCGGGATAAATTTGGTTAATAACTTGATGGATTTTTTGAAAGAAGACGGGTTCGGAAAAGTGTGACAGGGCATGGTTTCGAATGTATTGATAGTCCCATTCGATCTGTTGCGATCGCACGAGTGCTGCCTGCAGAGATGAGGCTGTTTGTTTATTGAAAAACACACCCGTCTGGCCTGGAACTTGGGTATCGAGTACACCACCCGCACCAAAAGAAACCACTGGCGTTCCGCTGGCATTTGCTTCAACGGGAACCAAACCATAATCTTCTAGGGCTGCCACGACCACTGCTTTAGCTTTGGCCATCAGATGACAGCGCTCTGCATCAGAGATATATCCTAGAAATTCGACGTTTGATTTAGCTCGACGTTCTAAATGCTCCCGTTCCGGGCCATCTCCCATAATCTTCAAAGGCCAACCCAACTGATTAAACGCATCAATAATAACGTCAACACGCTTATAGCCCAACAATCGGGCAGATACTAAGAAAAAATCTTCTTTTTGGTCCGAAAAAGAAAATTTAGAATTATCAATTGGATAGTTGACTACAATCGCTTGCTTACTATAAGTCGATTGGATACGGCCGGCGACTTCAGTCGAATTAGCAATATATAGATCGGGCTCTTGGGCATAGGCGAGATCAGCCTTCCTCATGACCCGAAACATTTTCTCGATAAAAGGGTAGAGATGCTGATAGTCTGCATACTCTCTCAAATAGGTTTGGGTGTCCCACAGAAAACGAGTGATGTTATGGCAAAAGCAGATATGTTTTGCATCCGATCGGGTTCGCACCGCTTTAGCAAAGCTGGTGCTACTGCTAATAATTAGGTCATATTTCTGTAAATCCAACGCTCTAAAAGCTGGATAATAGAAAGGAGCCAACAGCCTAAAATACTTGGTTGCCCCTGGTAATTTCTGTAAAAGAGTTGTATGAACAAGTCGATCGCCCAACTCTATCGTTTGTTGTGGATCGTATAGAGAAGTGAATATATCTGCACTGGGGAAGTGACGACACAACAGCTCGAAAACCCTCTCAGCGCCTCCGCGTTGGGTTAGATAGTCATGAACTAGGGCAATCTTCATAATTCGTTCGTACTTTAGCTGCTACTTCACCAGGACCCTTTGTTCAATTTTTAGAAATCACACGGATGTGGAGGAATAGGCTAGACAATATCATGAGCTTGACGATACAACACTTCGTAAAAGGATACCCTAAACATGAGAATTATTGCTTTATAAAGATGACAGAACCCAATTCAATCCATAGCGCAGCTACTTCACTGTTCACTGCATGGGTTATCTATTCTATAAAACTTCAATCTCAATATTCTCTGAAGAAAAGAAGCTAGGAATTCTCAATTTTTCTTTCAGCAATAGTCTCTCTTTCAACGCATGAGGGAGAATGATGTTTAAAGGTATTAGAAGTAAGTGAAAGTCCTGGGAACTTGGCCCAATTAGCCCACTTGCACCCCAGCAGGTTAAGTATAGCGTGGCATTTTTCCCCTCGCCAGATAATTTAGAAAGTTTTTCGTTAGTATCGGTTATCGATAGTTCTGAGCTTGGGTTTCAAACATCGATGCATAGACCCCATTCAGGTTCATCAGCGTATTATGATTACCTTCTTCAATCATGTGACCTTGTGACATCACATAAATATAGTCCGCCATCTTAACTGTCGACAATCGGTGACTAATCAAAATGGCGGACTGATCTTGTATGAGCTCCCGAAACTGTTGGAAAACCTCATACTCAGCTTTGGGGTCCATTGCACTGGTTGGCTCATCCAGAACAATCACTTGGGAATCTCGAAGAAAGGCACGAGCCAAAGCGATTTTCTGCCACTGCCCAATACTGAGTTCTTCTCCCTGATCAAACATCTTGCCTAAGACAGTATCGTACCCTTGAGGTAACGACTGGATCACTCTATCGGCCCCGGATAGTTGAGCCGCCGATCGGATTCGATGCTCATCGGCAGGTCTCTCAATATTCCCTAACTGGATATTCTCTCGGGCAGTGAAATGGTATTTAGCATAATCTTGAAAGATGACGCTGATATGGCTTTTCAGCTCAAGCTTGCTAAAGTTTTTGAGATCAATCCCATCAATTGTGATATTCCCTTCAGTAGGATCGTAAAGCCGACAAAGTAGCTTAATTAATGTCGTTTTGCCAGAACCATTTTCACCCACTAAAGCAATGACTTGTCCTGGCTGAAGCTTGAGAGAAACATTGTGAATAGCTTGACGCTGGGTCGTTACATATTGAAAGCTCACATTATTGAAGGCAACTCCAGTGGCTAAACTCCCTGGAAAAGGCTGCGGGCATTCTGGCTCCAAAACTTTTGATTCTATATCTAAAAACTCGTATAGATTCGCAAGGAACAAATTATCCTCATAAAGTCCAGATAGACTCCGTAACAAACCCTTCAGACTATTTTGGCCTTTTTGCAGTGCCTGATAGTAGAGAACTAAATCCCCTAATTTGAGCACTCCCAACAAAGTTTGTTGGACCATATAGACAAAGATGGCAAATACAAACAGTCCTGCAATTACCTGGGCTCCAAAAAAGGCAAAGGATCGTTTGGAAACTATGCCTACTTTTTCTTTATAGATTATTTCCCGTAACTGGGAATATCTGTGTTTGAAATGTTCTCCTAAGTTAAATAGACGAATTTCCTTGGCAAACAAATCGCTGGTTTGTAACCACCCCAAATACATCGCCTGCCGTTCCAGCTGAGTACGACGACGCTTCCAGTGGTACATCACCCCTGCAAACTTCATCCGCACCAACACAGTCGGAATAGCAGCAACAAACAAAATCCCCACAATGCTCCAATGCAAGGCTAATAACAATCCCAACATTGCGATCAGTGAAATTGAACTTTGCCCGGCCAAGGCTAACCGATCCAGGATACGGGGAGGGCGATAGGGAGCCTCTTGTTGTGCCCGCTGCAAGGCATCATAATACTGGGCATTTTCGTAATACTCTAAGTCGGCTGAAATAGATTTAGAGTGGATAATGCCCTGCATATAATCCGTGACCCGCTGAGCATGAGCAATGGTAACCAAGTCCGATAGCGAGGCAAAGAAGGTCGTACTAATCGTCAAGCAAGCGGCAACAACCAATAAAGGAACGATATCGTTGATCGCTGATGCCCGGTTAGAGAGTGCTAAGCTAATCGTCACTTGGTCGACAATCAGCTTAGTCATATAAATGGAAAATAAGGGTAGGATGCCCTGAATGATGACCAAGCCAATGCGCGCCAAAGTCCAGTTAGGACCGCTTTGCCAAACCAATTTCAAAGCTGGTATGAAGTGCAAGGGACGTTTGAATCTTGCTTTGATAAATCCAGTCAGCATAAACGGCCATTTGACAATGCATAGTGCAGAATTATCCTAACGCTGTACGAACACACTCAGCGAGAGAGGTGAAAAACATGGCCAGCCCTAGTCAAAATCCTGGGTCATAGGATGGAGCTGATCTGCCAGATCGTTCACATTTCAATAATGAGGTCGAAGTCTTAGGGAGACTGCCTTACACCCCAGAGAAGCAAAGTCGTCATCCATATGGCTAAGCTGAAAAAGCCTGCATCCGAACAGCAAGGACTCATTCAGCAACACTGAAACCGTTGATCTTAAACAGGCCGTTATCGAGGAGATGCAATGTTGTGATCTGTTTTAGCTCAAACAAATAGAGCCAGCATTTTGAAGGCTGACTCTGTTTGTATCAATATTCAGTTTATAGATAACTGAAAAGGATGACTATGACGTTACATCATCAATATCACCGGCAGGAATCGTCCCAAAAGGCACATCTGTCGCATTAAATGACGGTGAATTCTTAGTCATATCTTCTACGCTGCCATACACCTTCAACTGAGGTGCACCATAGGATCTTTTCATGGTCTTAGCTTACTCCTTACTTAATTTGTCTTTAGCTGTTCTGGCTTATGCATATGGAAGCATTTGCCAATTAACAGCGTCTAATTGTTGTCAATTAGGTGTTTTACCCCCCAGGTCAGCTGTGAAACAATTCAAGCTGGACCACGACGCAAACATTCTAGCAACAATCAAAAAATCGTGGCTGGGTAATAAACTATGACGTTATATCATCAATATCCCCAGCAGGAATGGTTCCAAATGGCACATCGATAGCATTCACCGATGGCGCATTCTTTGTCATATCTTCTACGCTTCCGTAAGCCCTCAATTGAGGTGCATCATAAAATTTTTTCATGGCCTTAGCTTGCTCCTTAAGTCATCTGCTTTTAGCAGCTGTTCTGGTTTACTTATATGAGTTGCCATACAAGTTAACAGCGTCTAATTAAAGTTAATTAGGTGTTTACCCCCCAGGTCAGCTGTGAAACAAGTTTCTAGCCGGACCATGATGCCGCTATTTTAGGCAGTATCCAGTGGAAAATCTTGCCGAGTGGACATCAATTCAGCATACAAATCCAGTTTAGACATTATAGCTTTTAAAATATATGGGGAGAATCTCAATCCTTAAATATTCATAAGATTTGATTACTATTGCGTGGATTCTGCAAAATTGGAGCTTAGATTAGCTTGTTGTAGCCAAAGAATCAAGTTAACGGCAATCCAAATCAGTAAAGTGTCGTTAGCTTCAGCATGTCCTGTGTGCCATCGATTGACTAGGTTAGTCAGCTCTTGCATATCAATAAAGTCTGCAATGGCATCAGGAGGATGACTGAGGACCTGGTGGATCAAGTCCGTACCGTATTTCTCTAGGGTATGGTCAAACGCTGTGCCCAAATTTCCTTTCCCTGCGCGCCACTGAATTTGGGGAGGAAGAATACCTTCGAGTCCACGTCTGATAATCAACCGAGTCCAACCATTTTGCATCTTCTGCTCCTCTGGTAGAGAGACACAAAATTCTACTAACCGCTTATCCCAAAAGGGAAATCGCAATTCAATTTGGGATGCGGCGGCTGTTCGATCCATCACTTCTAGGGTCGAAGAGACTAAGCCAGACGTAACATCAACGATATGTTCATGACGTTGAGATGGTTGTGCGCCAAAGCGCTGACGACGCAACTGTTTATAGCGCTGTAGCACTGATGCCCGATCGATAAAGTCTGGGCTAAGGGGAATGGCCCAAGGCATTGCTGGAGCTGCCTGTGATGCACTAGGGTCTTGCTGTCCACGAGATTGCCAAGTGTTGACTTTACGAATAATTTTGGTGATCTTTGTCTTCTTGAGGAGGGGGTTGATGCCAAATTTACGGACATAGGACCGATACAGTGGCCATAAGTCGTAACCGAAGCTTTGACAAAACCCGCTCATCTCGCGCCATAACTTGAGCCAATGTCCCGCTTTGGCAAGGGTGCGCAAATACCCTACTCCATGGGATACCGCCTGATCACCATCAAAGCCATCCAATAACACCCGGACGGATTGGCCCTGAGCGATTTGATATAAGGCATGGGTTAAGTGGGAGTTACAGGCAAATAAGGGTTCGTCTTGAAGGGCCAACATCTGCTGATAATCTGTCCAGGGTCCGAGTTGATCTCCCTGTACATACTGAGGCTCGATAGGCCGCTGATGAACCACTGCATTAATGAATTCCTGTTCATCAGATGCCGTTATTTCATTAAACACGGCAGAGAAGGTGGGGAATTTAGCGGTCTCTTGTGCCTCCTGTCTCAACTGGGCAGTCATACAGGTGATGGAGGAGGAGTCAATGCCACCACTTAACATCGTGCCCACGGGAAATGCACTTCTGAGGCGACAGCGCACTGCTTCGGTAAAAATAGCTTGAAACTGTTCAGCATAGGCTTGATCGGACTCAAGCTGTAGTTCAACGTCAGGATCGAGAGACCAGTAGGATGAGATGTCCAGATTGTTTTTGCTCACCGTCATCCGGTGAGCAGGAGGAAGTCGCAGGATCTGCTCATAGAAGGTCATTTCTGAATCAAACAACATGAGGGTCAGATAGTCGGCGACTCTGGTTTCATTTAAGGCTTTAGGCACTTCTGGCAGGTGAAACAGCGCTTTCATTTCGCTTGCAAAGGCAAACACCTGTTCAGAGGCATAGTAAAAGAAAGGCTTGACCCCAAAATGATCGCGGGCACAAAACAAATGCTGTTGAGTGGCATCCCAGAGGGCAAAGGCAAAGTCACCCAGGAGAAATTCAGGACATTGTTCACCCCATTTTTCGTAGGCAGCAAGAATGAGAGCGCTATCGGTAATAACTTCGGATGTAGGCTGTTCCAGGCCCAACTGGGTCATCAGATCAGCACGATTATCAATCCGCGCGTCGGCAGTGAGGACTAAGGTTTGGGAGGCATTGCTGAGAGGAGGCGTTTCAAACCGGGATTCTGGGGTTGTCTGTAATAAACAATGGCCGAGGCCAACCTGATCTTGACTCCATATATTTGTCCCATCCGGTCCCCGATGGGACAGAGATTGGACCATTTGATGCAGATGATCAATCCCCCCAGGATGAGGGTGAGGATAAACAAAGCCAGTAATTGCGCTCATGATGACAGAAGGGTCGAAATTTAGGAATGAGAAGTGGGTTCAATCTCTTTAATCATGAGAAATCCCTCTTGAATCAAGTTCTGAGTTAAGGACAATCTGCCAGCATCATTAATCAAACCACCAATATCTTTTATGGCCAGACAGGAATGGTCGATCAGATCGGTCAGGGAAGCCGCTAGAAAGATAGGAAAGGTTAGGCTTTTTTGATAGAAGTTCAAAATAATTTGGGTTGAACTTCTATCAACTGAAAATAGGATATTGGGCCTACGGGCAACGACAGAATCGAGATTGAGCTGTGGCAGATGGATCAGGTCTTGGAAGCGGCCTTGGTCTTCTGATTTGCGATCGCACAAAAATACCCCATTCTTCCGCTCCACCAATTCTTTGGTCTTCACCCTATTCATTAAGGACTGGCTCAGGGTTTGAAACGATTCATCAAAAGCCTGCTGTTGCTCAGAACTGGAAAAACCGTGGGGAATCGCTTTCCGAAAGGCCGGGTCAGCCTGGGCAATGGTGACCAACTCCTCCAAGAGTTCGTAAGCAAAGGTGGGATATAACCCTAGGGATGCGTGGACTGAAGTGGTTTCTTGACTGGCCGCTTGATGGACCACACCCCGAGGAATATAGAGCAAATCACCAGGCTGGAGCATTACCGTTAACTCTGGCTCAGCCAGTTCATGGCGGCCAATACTTTGATCTCTGATGTGAGAGGGTAGCTCAACGGGGGAATGGTAGAGTTTCCATTCTTTCTCCCCGGTGATTTGGAGAATAAACACATCATGTTCGTCGTAATGAGGTGCTAAACCCTGGGCTTGGGGGGGCGTGATGTAGATATTGGTTCGGAGCTTAAACTTCAGCTCGCATTCTAGGGCACTACAAAAGTGTCGCAGCTTGGGAATTTTCTTGTGGGCCCCGTTGATGGTCAAGGTTAAGCCCTGGTGCAACAAGCTATACAGCTTGTCATTGTCAATAAAATATTGTTGGGATTTAGAGTGGCGTTCGCACCAGTCTTCCAGACTTAGCTTATTGCCCTGATCCACTAGGCGGAAGTTATTGTAATCCGCCAACAAAGCTTTGTTTTGCAGCAGTAGATCGATGTCGCCTGGATCTAGGACCGACCCATAAAAAAAGGCATCATTCCTGGGCAAATGAAGCGTTTTTGCTTCCCAATAGGTCTGGAAAAAATCTTCAATCGTGCAGGGAGCGATTAAACGGGCAAACTGAGACTCAACCTTCATGGGCCAGGATGTGATTTTCAACTAGGGTAGCAATGTCCGGCAGTAAATCTAAGGAAGCTGGTCGTAGAAGACGCAAGAGAGGCACCTGTTGAGCCAGTATCATCAGTTGCTTAAAATGGCTGGCCCCTCGCTCCTGCAATAAAGTTTGCTCAAAGCGGGTGACATAGGAGTTTTGCATCAAATGTTGAATAATCTCCTGGGGCGGCAACGGCTTAATGGCGACTTCGTCTCCTTGCCCCAGCACAAAAATATATCTAAGAGGCAGAATGTCAGCCATAAAGCCCGAAGAGAGCTGATGATTCCGTTTTTCTAAGCGGGCACCTAATCGCGGCAAATCTTCGGGTTGCTTGCCAATGCAAGCGACGGCATCTGGCCACAGCTTAATTTGAGGAAAGGCAGGTTGCACCTGAATTTGATGACGTTGGATTTCCAGGGCCACCACATCATCCGCAATTAAGCTATGGCCTCGATCATGCAAGGTAGCTGCCATCGTGGATTTGCCCCACCGTTTTTGACCGATAAAGGCCACGGCTTCGCCTTCTAAGGCCACAGCGCTGGCATGGAGGACCAAAAATCCTCGTTGGTGCAATACGACCCCCATCACCGCGCCTAGAATAAACAGGCGAAGGCGATCCTCATCCAGATCGATCTCTAAATCAATCAGGACATCTTGCCCTTCCTGAATCAAAAACGTCCCCACTCCCTGCCAATATAAATACATCCCCGCATCTGTATTTTGATAGCAATGCAGGGTGTTTTCGGTTTGCAAAGGACTATCGGTAATGGCACCAAAATGAATCCAAACATCCGCATCAGTTGCCAGGGTAGAGATCAGTTCTGGCAGTTGAATTTCAGACTGTAGGGTCAAGCCATAGGCTGAGTAAAAGTGGGACATGGCAATTGCGGTTATCCAGACTCAAAGAATAACGTTTTTAGGCGATTTTTGCCTTAAGCAATCAGGGTTAGATATTTGAGAAAGATAAAGTAGAGCCTGGAGAATCAATCCTGCAGATATAGACCGCCAATCCCTACCGTGGGTCCATAGGCAGGATTTTCTTGAGGTTGGACTTGAGTTTTTTCAGGAACGGTTGAGCGGATTTAGGGGAGTTGGCAGTAAACAGCTCATAGATTAACTGTTCGAATAGCGGATTGGGCACCATGGGGTCTGGGTGAATCATGGCATCTAGGTCCAAATTAAAGGTCGGCAACTCATTCAGACCTTGGTTTCCTTGGGTATGACTGCCTTGAGTACCAATATTAGAAACCAGATTGACCTTGGGCACCACGGTAAGACCATTCTGGGCAAGACAAGAATAAAACCACGGAATATCCCAAACTTGTTGGTTTTGATAAGCCCAGTCAAATAATTGGGTAACCCAATCTGCTAGGGCTGGCTGCGGAAAAAATTGGGCCTGTCGATACTGAGGCCAGCCCGTCATTTTGAGGTCGTAGCATTGCCAAGCCCTGCGCCAAGAGGCCCATCCCCAAGACACAAAAAATTTAGAAAACACATAGGTCTGGGGAATCGGTAAGGTATCTCCCAGAAAATTACTGCCGGAGATAGTCATCACTTGAGATAGATGACGGTACTGGGCCAACATGGCTTGGCAAAAAGGGAAAAAACTGGGATGGGGAAGACAATCATCTTCTAAAATGATCGCTTCTTCCACCTGAGAGAACACCCAATCCAACCCCTGGGCATTGCAACACCGCCCCCCAAGATTCGAGTCTGAAAAATGGGTGAGCACCTCGCACTCCCAATCCACTTGATCGACAATGGCTCTAGCTTGCTGGCATAATTTTTGGTCCTCTGGAACATCAGCTCTCGGGCCATCTGCAACGATTAACAAAGCTTGTGGTTTGGCCTGGGCAATCGCGGCAAACACCTGACTGGAATATTGAGGGCGATTGAAAATATGAAACGCAACGGGAGTGGAAAGGGGCATCAGGAGTGCCATGGAAGAAGAAGCGGAATTTCAGACAAACCAGCTGACAATCGAGAAGCGCTCACCATAGGTGACCGGTTTAACTTCATGCCAGAGATCGGATCGAAACGCAATCAGTTGACCTTGTTCAGGCTCCAGAGGGAAGCCATAGTTTTGACCGCGAGCATCATCAAGTAATCCATAGAGGGCTAAGGCTCCGCCCCCAAAGGTCTGAGGACTAGGCTCAGCGGACATACTGTTGAGGAAAATAATTAAAGACACCAGTCGATTTTTTTCAAACTTAGAGCCCGGTAGGCTCGGATCGATGACATCTCGATGAAGGCCAAAAAAGTCGCCCACTTGATAGCGATAGCAGGAGGGGGGTTCTAAGTCCTGGAGTTGGACCTGGAAATGGGTTTCTAATCGCGGCTTAATAGCAATT
The Acaryochloris marina S15 genome window above contains:
- a CDS encoding ABC transporter ATP-binding protein; protein product: MLTGFIKARFKRPLHFIPALKLVWQSGPNWTLARIGLVIIQGILPLFSIYMTKLIVDQVTISLALSNRASAINDIVPLLVVAACLTISTTFFASLSDLVTIAHAQRVTDYMQGIIHSKSISADLEYYENAQYYDALQRAQQEAPYRPPRILDRLALAGQSSISLIAMLGLLLALHWSIVGILFVAAIPTVLVRMKFAGVMYHWKRRRTQLERQAMYLGWLQTSDLFAKEIRLFNLGEHFKHRYSQLREIIYKEKVGIVSKRSFAFFGAQVIAGLFVFAIFVYMVQQTLLGVLKLGDLVLYYQALQKGQNSLKGLLRSLSGLYEDNLFLANLYEFLDIESKVLEPECPQPFPGSLATGVAFNNVSFQYVTTQRQAIHNVSLKLQPGQVIALVGENGSGKTTLIKLLCRLYDPTEGNITIDGIDLKNFSKLELKSHISVIFQDYAKYHFTARENIQLGNIERPADEHRIRSAAQLSGADRVIQSLPQGYDTVLGKMFDQGEELSIGQWQKIALARAFLRDSQVIVLDEPTSAMDPKAEYEVFQQFRELIQDQSAILISHRLSTVKMADYIYVMSQGHMIEEGNHNTLMNLNGVYASMFETQAQNYR
- a CDS encoding 2OG-Fe(II) oxygenase gives rise to the protein MPSAAFFERLGVFVDPGFLDPQFCESYLTEAQTCPCEPARLTRYGEAVTDNSRRKTGQLQISQTTAQSIRERLIAIKPRLETHFQVQLQDLEPPSCYRYQVGDFFGLHRDVIDPSLPGSKFEKNRLVSLIIFLNSMSAEPSPQTFGGGALALYGLLDDARGQNYGFPLEPEQGQLIAFRSDLWHEVKPVTYGERFSIVSWFV
- a CDS encoding lasso peptide isopeptide bond-forming cyclase, encoding MSAITGFVYPHPHPGGIDHLHQMVQSLSHRGPDGTNIWSQDQVGLGHCLLQTTPESRFETPPLSNASQTLVLTADARIDNRADLMTQLGLEQPTSEVITDSALILAAYEKWGEQCPEFLLGDFAFALWDATQQHLFCARDHFGVKPFFYYASEQVFAFASEMKALFHLPEVPKALNETRVADYLTLMLFDSEMTFYEQILRLPPAHRMTVSKNNLDISSYWSLDPDVELQLESDQAYAEQFQAIFTEAVRCRLRSAFPVGTMLSGGIDSSSITCMTAQLRQEAQETAKFPTFSAVFNEITASDEQEFINAVVHQRPIEPQYVQGDQLGPWTDYQQMLALQDEPLFACNSHLTHALYQIAQGQSVRVLLDGFDGDQAVSHGVGYLRTLAKAGHWLKLWREMSGFCQSFGYDLWPLYRSYVRKFGINPLLKKTKITKIIRKVNTWQSRGQQDPSASQAAPAMPWAIPLSPDFIDRASVLQRYKQLRRQRFGAQPSQRHEHIVDVTSGLVSSTLEVMDRTAAASQIELRFPFWDKRLVEFCVSLPEEQKMQNGWTRLIIRRGLEGILPPQIQWRAGKGNLGTAFDHTLEKYGTDLIHQVLSHPPDAIADFIDMQELTNLVNRWHTGHAEANDTLLIWIAVNLILWLQQANLSSNFAESTQ
- a CDS encoding glycosyltransferase; its protein translation is MKIALVHDYLTQRGGAERVFELLCRHFPSADIFTSLYDPQQTIELGDRLVHTTLLQKLPGATKYFRLLAPFYYPAFRALDLQKYDLIISSSTSFAKAVRTRSDAKHICFCHNITRFLWDTQTYLREYADYQHLYPFIEKMFRVMRKADLAYAQEPDLYIANSTEVAGRIQSTYSKQAIVVNYPIDNSKFSFSDQKEDFFLVSARLLGYKRVDVIIDAFNQLGWPLKIMGDGPEREHLERRAKSNVEFLGYISDAERCHLMAKAKAVVVAALEDYGLVPVEANASGTPVVSFGAGGVLDTQVPGQTGVFFNKQTASSLQAALVRSQQIEWDYQYIRNHALSHFSEPVFFQKIHQVINQIYPAQTINQNSFVPSIS
- a CDS encoding cupin domain-containing protein translates to MKVESQFARLIAPCTIEDFFQTYWEAKTLHLPRNDAFFYGSVLDPGDIDLLLQNKALLADYNNFRLVDQGNKLSLEDWCERHSKSQQYFIDNDKLYSLLHQGLTLTINGAHKKIPKLRHFCSALECELKFKLRTNIYITPPQAQGLAPHYDEHDVFILQITGEKEWKLYHSPVELPSHIRDQSIGRHELAEPELTVMLQPGDLLYIPRGVVHQAASQETTSVHASLGLYPTFAYELLEELVTIAQADPAFRKAIPHGFSSSEQQQAFDESFQTLSQSLMNRVKTKELVERKNGVFLCDRKSEDQGRFQDLIHLPQLNLDSVVARRPNILFSVDRSSTQIILNFYQKSLTFPIFLAASLTDLIDHSCLAIKDIGGLINDAGRLSLTQNLIQEGFLMIKEIEPTSHS